AGGACCCGAAGAAGCAGGCCTTCGGCCGGCTCAAGGGCTTCCACGGCCAGATGGGCATGTTCGTGCGGGCGTTGGCCTACATGATGAGCCATGGCAGCGACGGGCTGAAGCAGGTGGCCGAGGATGCGGTGCTCAACGCCAACTACATCCTGGCCTCGCTCAAGGACGACATGTCGCCGGCCTTCCCCGGCACCTGCATGCATGAGGCGCTGTTCGACGACCATTTCCTGAAAGACACCGGCGTGACCACGCTCGATTTCGCCAAGGCGCTGATCGACGAGGGCTATCACCCCATGACCATGTATTTCCCGCTGGTGGTGCATGGCGCGCTGCTGGTCGAGCCGACCGAGACCGAGAGCAAGGATTCGCTCGACCGCTTCATCGAGGTGTTGCGCAGCCTGGCGCGGCGCGCCAAGTCGGGCGACGCCGCCTATTTCGAGGCGGCGCCGAAACTGACGCCGCGCCGGCGGCTCGACGAGACCGCAGCCGCGCGCAAGCCCGTGCTGCGCTGGGTTCCGGGCTCGAACACTGCGAAGGCGGCGGAGTAGGCGCGGCCCAGATTCGTCAGGACACCGTCTTCTTCAGCCGGTAGCGCTTCGCATCCGGCATATAGAGCCGGCCCTTGACCTGGAACGGCACGACGTCGCCGAACACCTGGCGCAGGTCGGCGCGCACCCGCGTGTTGACGCGGAAATATTGGTGGTTGGTGAAATCGTCGTCGCCCGACAGGGCCTCCGAGACATCCACCACCGAGATCTTGTCGTTGATCGTGCGGGTATTCTCGGGCCCGCCGGCGCCGAGGCGGTCGGGATTGCCTTTGGTCAGGTCGCTGATGATGAGCGCCCTGTCGCGCGGCGTGTGATAGACCAGCACCTGCTGCGCCAGTTGGGGTAGCGGCCTCAATTTGGCATCGAAATCGAAGGTGTCGGCATCCTCGTCCGCGGCGGCGAGAACGACCTTGTCGAACAACCGCGGCAGAATGGTCTTGTAGCGGCGGCAGAGCCCTTGGACGCCATAGCGCAGCGCATAATTGCCCATGCTGTGCGAGAGCAGATGCAGGCGCTGCTCGCAGCGATCCACCGCCGCAATCTCCTGCAGATAGCGGGCCGCGATCTCGATGGCGCGCGCCATGGCGTCGCCCGATCTCTCCACGTCGGCGCGGTCCTTCGGATAGGCCGTCACGGGAGTCTGCTTGCCGTCGGAGGGCCAGGTGAAGACGAAGATGTTCATCTGCAGGGCCAGGAACTTCTTGAATTCGGCCGCCCGCTCCAGCGCCTCGGTGAAGCTGTAGCCGAAGCCATGGACGAAGATCAGCGTATCGCGCGCGTGGGCGATCATTTTGGCCTTGAGATCGTCGAATACTTGCCGGCTTCCGAAGACGAGCCGCCGGTCGGCGGGGCCGTCGAGCACGAGCTTCTCCGGCGCCACGTCCAGCCGCACCAGTTTCAGGGTCTTTTCGTTGATCTCGGCGGTGCCGAAGCGGATCGCCGTGCCGTCGATGGGCCCCAGCAGCGGTCCGAAATCGGTCGGCGGATCGCCGATCGGGTTGCGATTGGTGGCGAAGAAGACGGTGATGGTGGATGCAGCAGGCATGGCCCTTCCTTTCGCGGAAAGCGACGGTATGTTGGGCCTGTTGGGAAGTTTATCTTATCGCCGCGGGAAGATCATCGGGGATCGCAGGAAAATGCAACTCTGGCCGCCGCCATTCCGACTCTTGCCTTGCTCCGTCGCTCCCATATTCTGAAGCGCATCAAGGCCGCCGGCCATCCGCCGCGAACCGAGTGCGAGACCAGAGGAACCGATCATGCCAGCATCAGGACGTCCCCGCCTGCGACCGGCGCGGCCCGAGGATGCCGAGGAGATCCTCGCCATGGTGCGCGAGCTGGCCGAATTCGAGAAGGAACCGCTCTCGAGCGTCGAGGCGACGGCGGAGGATTTCCGGCGCGACTGTTTCGGCCCCAATGCCCGCGCCGAGGTGCTGCTGCTGGAAGAGAACGGCACGCTCCTGGGTTTCGCGCTCTATTACCATAATTTCTCGACCTGGCTGGGGCGGGCCGGCATCTATCTCGAGGACTTCTTCCTGCGTCCGCCCGCGCGCGGCCGGGGGCTCGGACGCATGGTCATGGCGGGCCTGGCCCAGATCGCGCAGCGGCGCGGCTGCCGGCGCCTCGAGCTGCAGGTGCTCGATTGGAATCCGGCGCGCAAGTTCTACGAACATATCGGCATGGAGCATCGCGACGATTGGTGCTCCTATCGCATCGCGGAAGAAGGCCTCGCGCGTTTGGCCTCGGAGGTTGACGATGGATCTTGGTCTGAAAGGCCGTAAGGCGCTGGTCTGCGCCGCCAGCAAGGGCATGGGGCGCGCCTGCGCCGAAAGCCTGGCGCGCGAGGGTTGCGATGTCTGGATCACGGCGCGCCACGCCGACCTGCTGGAGGCGACGGCGGCCGCGATCCGCAAGACCACGGGGGCGAAGGTGACGGCGGTGCCGGGCGACATCGCCACCGAGGCGGGCCGCCAGGCCGCGCTTGCCGCCTGTTCCGATCCCGACATCCTGGTGAACAATGCCGGCGGACCGCCGACCGGCGATTTCCGCAAATTCTCCGCCGCCGACTGGAGCGCCGCGCTCGAGGCCAATATGCTGGCGCCGATCTATCTCATGAAGGCGACGATCGATGGCATGACGCGGCGGCGGTTCGGGCGCATCGTCAACATCACCTCCTCGACGGTGAAACAGCCCTTCGCGTCGCTGGCGCTTTCCAACGGCGCCCGCAGCGGCCTCACCGGCTTCGTCGCCGGCCTCGCGCGCGAGGTCGCGCGGCACAATGTGACGGTCAACAATCTGCTGCCGGGCTCGATCGACACCGAGCGCAGCGAGGTGTTCGTGACGAACCATGCGAAGGCGCGCGGAATCTCCCGCGAGGACGCGCGCGCCGAGCTGGAGAAGGAGATCCCCGCCGGCCGCTTCGGCAGCGCCGCCGAATTCGGCGAAGCCTGCGCCTTCCTCTGTTCCGCCCAGGCCGGCTACATCACCGGGCAGAACCTCCTCGTCGACGGCGGGGCCTATCCGGGGACGTTTTGAGCGAGTGACAGCAAGGTTGTTGAGGCATGTCCGCCCCCAGATGTCATCCCCGCGCCCGGGTCCGGCCGTAGGCCGGCCCGAGTGTAAACTCCAGCGGGGACCCATCTTGATCCAGCATACCAAGCTTATCGTTGGGTCCCCGCTTTCGCGGGGATGACATTGGGGGCAATAGAAACGGACCGTCCGATGATCGAGGTTCGCCCCGCGACGCCGCCCGACATTCCCGCCCTCGGCCGGCTGATGGCGGAGCTTCTCGTTCATTACGACATGGCGGGGCCCGACGAGGCGGAGGTCGCGAAGGCTCTGGCCGCGCAAATGCCGAGGGTCGAATTCCTGCTGGCCTTCGAGCG
The nucleotide sequence above comes from Hypericibacter terrae. Encoded proteins:
- a CDS encoding alpha/beta hydrolase encodes the protein MPAASTITVFFATNRNPIGDPPTDFGPLLGPIDGTAIRFGTAEINEKTLKLVRLDVAPEKLVLDGPADRRLVFGSRQVFDDLKAKMIAHARDTLIFVHGFGYSFTEALERAAEFKKFLALQMNIFVFTWPSDGKQTPVTAYPKDRADVERSGDAMARAIEIAARYLQEIAAVDRCEQRLHLLSHSMGNYALRYGVQGLCRRYKTILPRLFDKVVLAAADEDADTFDFDAKLRPLPQLAQQVLVYHTPRDRALIISDLTKGNPDRLGAGGPENTRTINDKISVVDVSEALSGDDDFTNHQYFRVNTRVRADLRQVFGDVVPFQVKGRLYMPDAKRYRLKKTVS
- a CDS encoding SDR family oxidoreductase produces the protein MDLGLKGRKALVCAASKGMGRACAESLAREGCDVWITARHADLLEATAAAIRKTTGAKVTAVPGDIATEAGRQAALAACSDPDILVNNAGGPPTGDFRKFSAADWSAALEANMLAPIYLMKATIDGMTRRRFGRIVNITSSTVKQPFASLALSNGARSGLTGFVAGLAREVARHNVTVNNLLPGSIDTERSEVFVTNHAKARGISREDARAELEKEIPAGRFGSAAEFGEACAFLCSAQAGYITGQNLLVDGGAYPGTF
- a CDS encoding GNAT family N-acetyltransferase; this translates as MPASGRPRLRPARPEDAEEILAMVRELAEFEKEPLSSVEATAEDFRRDCFGPNARAEVLLLEENGTLLGFALYYHNFSTWLGRAGIYLEDFFLRPPARGRGLGRMVMAGLAQIAQRRGCRRLELQVLDWNPARKFYEHIGMEHRDDWCSYRIAEEGLARLASEVDDGSWSERP